In Helicobacter mastomyrinus, a single genomic region encodes these proteins:
- a CDS encoding phosphoglycerate kinase — protein sequence MKEAGIEVMKNTKSVRDIDVKDKRVLIRVDFNVPMGEDFDISDDTRIREALPTINYCIDNHAQSIVLVSHLGRPKGRSAEFSLKHVIKRVERLLGRDVNFAENIENVESLQQGANGNVILLENIRFYEGEEKNSDELSRKLASLCDVYVNDAFGTSHRAHSSTCGIAKYAKERVAGLLLKKEIDSFAKAMANPLKPVLLIVGGSKVSSKLALLYNILDVVDKIIIGGAMSNTFLKALGFDMQKSLVEDNLISEAQKILNHAKEKKVKIYLPVDVVSTDDIKEHRHIKITPAQDVPEGFMAVDMGPATSKLFSEVVRDSQTIIWNGPLGIYEIQAFSRGTFNLAHAVSDTYAFSLIGGGDTADAIDKAGERDNMSFISTGGGASLELLEGKILPACEVLERK from the coding sequence ATGAAAGAAGCCGGTATTGAGGTGATGAAAAATACAAAAAGTGTGCGCGATATTGATGTGAAAGACAAAAGAGTGCTAATACGCGTGGATTTTAATGTGCCAATGGGTGAAGACTTTGATATTAGTGATGATACACGTATAAGGGAGGCTTTGCCAACGATTAATTACTGCATAGATAATCACGCTCAAAGTATTGTGCTTGTGAGCCATTTAGGGCGTCCCAAAGGGCGAAGTGCGGAATTTTCACTCAAACACGTAATCAAACGTGTGGAGCGGCTTTTAGGGCGAGATGTCAATTTTGCAGAAAATATTGAGAATGTAGAATCCTTACAACAAGGTGCGAATGGCAATGTGATTTTACTTGAAAATATTAGATTCTATGAGGGAGAGGAAAAAAATAGTGATGAGCTTTCACGCAAACTCGCCTCCCTCTGTGATGTATATGTCAATGATGCCTTTGGCACAAGCCACCGCGCCCATTCTAGCACTTGTGGCATTGCAAAATATGCAAAAGAGCGCGTAGCAGGGCTATTACTCAAAAAAGAAATTGACTCCTTTGCAAAAGCTATGGCAAATCCGCTCAAGCCTGTTTTACTCATTGTAGGCGGTAGCAAGGTCAGCTCCAAACTTGCCCTTTTATACAATATCCTTGATGTCGTGGATAAAATCATCATCGGCGGAGCGATGAGCAATACATTCCTTAAGGCGCTAGGATTTGATATGCAAAAATCCCTTGTAGAGGATAATCTCATCAGTGAGGCACAGAAGATTCTCAACCACGCTAAAGAAAAGAAAGTCAAAATTTATCTGCCCGTAGATGTTGTCAGCACTGATGATATTAAAGAGCACCGCCATATTAAAATCACTCCCGCGCAAGATGTGCCAGAGGGCTTTATGGCAGTAGATATGGGACCAGCGACAAGTAAGCTTTTTAGTGAGGTAGTGCGCGATTCCCAAACGATTATTTGGAATGGACCGCTTGGAATCTACGAAATACAAGCGTTTTCACGCGGGACATTTAATCTCGCTCACGCCGTAAGCGATACCTATGCCTTTAGCCTTATTGGCGGGGGCGATACTGCAGATGCGATTGACAAAGCCGGTGAGCGTGATAATATGAGCTTTATTTCTACCGGTGGTGGAGCGAGCTTAGAGCTGCTAGAGGGCAAGATTCTCCCTGCGTGCGAAGTGCTAGAGCGCAAATAA
- a CDS encoding MFS transporter — protein sequence MGAKQAVLNTLPFHTRDIFPHITQAQNGWFYLRYRASIVVSLLAYSIAKIYEGKRKTIVLSLIFFVLGLCVFLIDSVMWIYVGMFIMCFSSFIAHSVLNALNSSLSTHHKGVLSGLYLSFYYTDSTLGSYLSSFVFEILGWEIFIFCIALLLGETSAVFYRIKERV from the coding sequence ATGGGCGCAAAACAAGCCGTGCTCAATACGCTTCCTTTCCACACTAGAGACATATTCCCGCATATTACTCAAGCACAAAATGGGTGGTTCTATTTAAGATACCGCGCAAGTATTGTCGTCTCACTCCTTGCTTATTCTATCGCAAAAATATACGAGGGCAAGAGAAAGACCATAGTCTTAAGCCTCATTTTCTTCGTGCTAGGGCTATGTGTATTCCTCATAGATTCTGTAATGTGGATATATGTGGGTATGTTTATAATGTGCTTTAGCTCTTTTATTGCGCATTCCGTGCTTAATGCGCTCAATAGCTCCCTAAGCACACATCATAAAGGCGTGTTAAGCGGCTTATATTTGAGCTTTTACTACACAGATAGCACACTTGGCTCTTATCTCTCATCATTTGTCTTTGAAATACTTGGTTGGGAGATTTTCATATTCTGCATTGCGCTGCTTTTGGGCGAAACTTCTGCGGTGTTTTATCGCATAAAAGAAAGGGTGTGA
- a CDS encoding outer membrane beta-barrel protein, protein MMKKLFLCANCLCVSVAYAGHSGFFIGGSLSLNNTHYSGVYSTQDNGTTTHYPHGNDSHNAFGLSARLGYQRFSADARFGARFYIEYNDNGYAKYIDEANISHKMDAYGLALNVDLLFELLQMKNATLGVFAGGGVMFNTQTFTKTHYSIYQEDFTSAASLKGYGLSAQAGVSLTFNDKHRIELEIKRSNLVSDYDSGYIYVGAQAESLKLEAQGFLSYRLNYAYVF, encoded by the coding sequence ATGATGAAAAAACTATTTCTATGTGCGAATTGCTTGTGTGTAAGTGTGGCTTATGCCGGACATAGCGGATTCTTCATAGGTGGGAGCTTGAGCCTTAATAACACACATTACAGTGGTGTGTATAGCACACAGGATAATGGCACAACTACGCATTACCCTCATGGCAACGATTCTCATAATGCTTTTGGCTTATCTGCGCGATTAGGGTATCAAAGGTTTAGTGCCGATGCGCGATTTGGCGCGAGATTCTATATCGAATACAACGATAATGGCTATGCAAAGTATATTGATGAGGCAAATATAAGCCACAAAATGGATGCTTATGGCTTGGCTTTGAATGTGGATTTACTCTTTGAGCTTTTGCAGATGAAAAATGCTACTCTAGGAGTTTTTGCCGGTGGCGGCGTTATGTTTAATACGCAGACTTTTACAAAGACGCATTATAGTATTTATCAGGAGGATTTTACTTCAGCAGCATCGCTTAAGGGTTATGGGCTAAGCGCACAAGCAGGAGTATCGCTTACATTTAATGATAAACATAGAATCGAATTAGAGATTAAGCGTAGTAATCTTGTGAGCGATTATGATTCAGGATATATTTATGTCGGTGCACAGGCGGAATCTTTGAAACTTGAAGCGCAGGGATTCTTAAGCTATCGACTAAACTATGCATATGTGTTCTAG
- the htpG gene encoding molecular chaperone HtpG produces MATKHQFQTEITQLLDLMIHSLYSNKEIFLRELISNASDALDKLSYLTLTDEKLKSLTFTPRIDIQFDETKKTITIEDNGIGMNEADMKEHLGIIAKSGTKSFLAQLSGDKKKDSALIGQFGVGFYSAFMVAHRVVVQSKKAGEDKAYAWVSEGKGEYEVGECVKDTQGTQITLYLREEEAHFASRWEIENIIHKYSEHIAFPIYLHYTESSFEGEGDDKKEVKENKTSQINTAKALWKIPKAELKDADYKEFYSTLSHDNNEPMRWIHTKVEGNLEYTTLFYIPQKAPFDLYRVDYQSGVKLYVKRVFITDDDKELLPPYLRFVRGVIDSEDLPLNVSREILQQNKILANIKSASTKKILGEIGNIAKDEESYKAFYEQFGKVLKEGLYSDYENKEKILELLRFDSFKAENLSFKAYKDAMSSEQKSIYYILGENKDTLKNTPLLEKFAKKGFDVLLLSDEIDAIVMPMVGEYDKTPLRSINSKEALEELGEESIDEATQKDYEKVIKGFKEALGEQIADVKLSSLGDAPLTLIKEDSNPMMANLMAQMGQKMPESKPTLELNITHTIVKKLKSAKKDKIAQSALLLFGATLVLEGGTLENAKAFNTQLNELILQSL; encoded by the coding sequence ATGGCAACAAAACATCAATTTCAAACCGAGATCACACAGCTTTTAGATTTAATGATACATTCTTTGTATTCCAATAAAGAGATTTTCCTAAGAGAGCTGATTAGTAATGCCTCTGACGCATTAGACAAGCTCTCCTACCTCACACTCACAGATGAGAAGCTCAAATCGCTTACATTCACGCCACGTATTGACATACAATTTGATGAGACTAAGAAAACCATTACTATAGAGGATAATGGTATAGGTATGAATGAGGCGGATATGAAAGAACATCTTGGCATTATTGCAAAATCAGGCACAAAGAGCTTTCTCGCGCAACTTAGCGGGGATAAAAAGAAAGATTCTGCGCTCATTGGGCAGTTTGGCGTAGGCTTTTACTCCGCATTTATGGTGGCTCATCGCGTTGTCGTGCAAAGCAAGAAAGCCGGAGAGGATAAGGCTTATGCGTGGGTAAGCGAGGGCAAGGGTGAATATGAAGTAGGCGAATGTGTCAAAGACACACAAGGCACACAAATCACACTCTATTTGCGAGAGGAGGAGGCACATTTTGCGTCACGTTGGGAGATTGAAAACATTATCCATAAATATTCCGAGCATATCGCTTTCCCTATTTATCTCCATTATACAGAATCTAGCTTTGAAGGCGAGGGTGATGACAAAAAAGAAGTCAAAGAGAACAAAACCTCTCAAATCAACACAGCTAAGGCTTTATGGAAGATTCCCAAAGCGGAATTAAAAGATGCAGATTATAAGGAATTTTACAGCACACTTTCACACGATAATAACGAGCCTATGCGGTGGATTCACACAAAAGTCGAGGGAAATCTAGAATACACAACATTATTTTATATCCCTCAAAAAGCCCCTTTTGACCTCTACCGCGTGGATTATCAATCCGGTGTGAAGCTCTATGTCAAACGTGTGTTTATCACCGATGATGATAAGGAGCTTTTGCCTCCGTATTTACGCTTTGTACGAGGGGTGATTGATAGTGAGGATTTGCCTCTTAATGTAAGCCGCGAGATTTTGCAGCAAAATAAGATTCTAGCCAATATCAAATCCGCCTCGACAAAGAAGATTCTAGGTGAAATTGGCAATATCGCTAAAGATGAGGAAAGCTACAAGGCGTTTTATGAGCAGTTTGGCAAAGTGCTAAAAGAGGGCTTATATAGCGATTATGAAAACAAGGAAAAGATTTTAGAACTCTTGCGTTTTGATAGCTTTAAGGCGGAGAATCTCTCGTTTAAGGCTTACAAAGACGCTATGAGCAGTGAGCAAAAGAGCATTTACTACATACTAGGGGAAAACAAAGACACGCTTAAAAACACACCGCTACTTGAAAAATTCGCCAAAAAGGGCTTTGATGTGCTGCTTTTAAGCGATGAGATTGATGCAATTGTAATGCCAATGGTAGGTGAATATGACAAGACACCGCTAAGAAGTATCAATTCTAAAGAAGCCTTAGAGGAGCTTGGTGAGGAGAGCATAGATGAGGCTACGCAAAAAGACTATGAGAAAGTTATCAAAGGTTTTAAAGAAGCCTTAGGAGAGCAAATTGCTGATGTGAAGCTCTCATCTCTTGGCGATGCGCCACTCACGCTTATTAAGGAAGATTCTAATCCTATGATGGCAAATCTTATGGCACAAATGGGGCAGAAAATGCCAGAATCTAAGCCGACCTTAGAGCTTAACATCACTCACACCATTGTCAAAAAGCTTAAAAGTGCAAAAAAAGATAAAATCGCTCAAAGTGCCTTATTGCTCTTTGGCGCTACGCTTGTCCTTGAAGGTGGCACATTGGAAAATGCTAAAGCCTTTAATACACAACTCAATGAACTTATCCTTCAAAGCCTTTAA
- a CDS encoding YihY family inner membrane protein produces MQHTTKERFVHWLWTRSRQLFFALWSKIKSIWDFVADKELSFYAASLSFYTIFAIVPLLLIIFTIFINLPNFQSQIEQIRTLILSNILPTHTDVIAEYLDTFMQNSSSLGMMGLGYTLVASVMFFRNYEYIAAKMFNSTPRKFFDSLMMYWTMITLFPVVLAFSIYFSGEVQKTLKGTADLSILFDLIPYLLTWAMFFLLFKLSANKPLKLLSLLTSSVLTSAAWLLTKWAFVYYVFYNQTYKSVYGSISIFLFLMLWIYVSWFVMLYGMRFCEGFATNFGKKLEEKYGISTTEV; encoded by the coding sequence ATGCAGCACACAACAAAAGAGCGATTTGTTCATTGGCTTTGGACCAGGAGTCGGCAGCTTTTTTTTGCACTATGGAGCAAGATTAAGAGCATTTGGGACTTTGTCGCTGATAAGGAGCTTAGCTTTTATGCAGCTTCGCTTAGCTTTTATACAATTTTTGCTATTGTGCCACTTTTACTTATTATCTTTACGATTTTTATCAATCTACCCAATTTTCAATCCCAAATCGAGCAAATCCGCACCCTTATCCTCTCAAATATCCTGCCCACGCACACAGATGTGATTGCAGAATACCTTGATACCTTTATGCAAAATAGCTCTTCGCTTGGTATGATGGGGCTTGGCTACACACTTGTGGCTTCTGTGATGTTTTTTCGCAATTATGAGTATATCGCGGCAAAGATGTTTAACTCCACGCCGCGCAAATTTTTTGATTCTCTTATGATGTATTGGACGATGATTACGCTTTTCCCGGTGGTATTAGCCTTTTCAATCTATTTTAGTGGCGAAGTGCAAAAAACGCTCAAAGGCACGGCAGATTTAAGCATATTATTTGATTTGATTCCCTATTTGCTGACTTGGGCTATGTTTTTCCTCCTTTTTAAACTTTCAGCTAATAAACCCTTGAAACTTCTTTCTCTACTTACTTCAAGTGTGCTCACTTCTGCAGCGTGGCTACTCACTAAATGGGCGTTTGTGTATTATGTGTTCTATAATCAAACTTACAAAAGCGTCTATGGTTCGATTTCTATCTTTCTTTTTCTTATGCTGTGGATTTATGTTTCGTGGTTTGTTATGCTCTATGGAATGCGATTTTGCGAGGGTTTTGCTACTAATTTTGGCAAGAAGCTTGAAGAGAAATATGGTATTAGCACAACTGAAGTGTAA
- the xseA gene encoding exodeoxyribonuclease VII large subunit produces the protein MKALAVSELNAQIKSILEQTFMDILVCGEISSVKIHTSGHIYLTLKDEHSSIRCVMFKGNARSLKMTLEVGQNVEINGAISVYSPKGEYQILCKSIALAGIGELSRAFEALKTKLSAKGYFDSAHKKPLPRFPKRIALLTSATGAAKEDMLKVAQKRWENIHITLFNTIVQGVEAKDSIVRNIALADSFFGTKEGFDVLIIGRGGGSMEDMWAFNEECVAEAIFAARTPIVSAVGHEIDTFISDFVADIRAPTPSAAMEILLPDKNEYLRLLDEMMNAFASILQKHITHKSDILEQLKEYFRLFNFQSQYMSKTEQIKTLQTMLTRQIEVLLQEKKVQCENMALSLNTLKERYIRAAQSQYERIYEAISVLNPTLLCARGFAQVSKDNKPIVLEQLKQGDTFYLSDIKHSILAQCIERKTH, from the coding sequence ATGAAAGCTTTAGCGGTGAGTGAGTTAAACGCGCAGATTAAAAGCATTTTAGAGCAAACCTTTATGGATATTCTTGTGTGTGGGGAGATTAGCAGTGTGAAGATTCACACAAGTGGGCATATCTACCTCACGCTTAAAGATGAGCATTCAAGCATTCGCTGCGTGATGTTTAAGGGAAATGCACGTAGCCTTAAAATGACGCTTGAAGTGGGGCAGAATGTAGAGATAAATGGCGCAATTAGCGTATATAGCCCTAAGGGGGAATATCAGATTCTATGCAAAAGCATTGCTCTTGCAGGGATTGGGGAGCTTTCACGTGCGTTTGAAGCCCTTAAAACAAAGCTTAGTGCAAAGGGTTATTTTGATAGTGCGCACAAAAAGCCTCTGCCTAGATTCCCTAAACGCATAGCCTTGCTTACATCTGCCACAGGTGCAGCAAAAGAAGATATGCTAAAGGTCGCTCAAAAGCGATGGGAAAACATACATATCACACTTTTTAATACCATTGTGCAGGGCGTGGAAGCAAAAGATTCTATCGTGCGTAATATCGCCCTTGCCGATAGCTTTTTTGGCACAAAAGAGGGCTTTGATGTGTTAATTATAGGTCGTGGTGGTGGTAGTATGGAGGATATGTGGGCGTTTAATGAGGAATGCGTAGCGGAGGCGATTTTTGCCGCAAGGACGCCTATTGTTTCCGCAGTGGGGCACGAAATCGATACCTTTATTAGCGATTTTGTCGCTGATATCCGCGCTCCTACGCCCTCTGCTGCTATGGAGATACTTCTGCCGGATAAAAATGAATATTTGCGTTTGCTTGATGAGATGATGAATGCGTTTGCCTCCATACTGCAGAAGCATATCACGCATAAAAGCGATATTTTAGAACAGCTAAAAGAGTATTTCCGTCTTTTTAACTTCCAATCTCAATATATGTCTAAAACTGAGCAGATTAAGACATTGCAAACAATGCTTACAAGGCAGATTGAAGTATTATTACAAGAGAAAAAGGTGCAATGTGAAAATATGGCTTTGTCTCTAAATACCCTTAAAGAGCGGTATATAAGAGCGGCGCAAAGTCAATATGAGAGGATTTATGAAGCTATAAGTGTGCTTAATCCTACATTGCTTTGTGCGCGTGGATTTGCACAGGTGAGTAAGGATAATAAGCCTATCGTGCTAGAGCAGCTAAAGCAAGGTGATACATTTTATTTAAGTGATATAAAACACTCGATTCTAGCTCAATGTATAGAGCGCAAAACACACTAA
- a CDS encoding FAD-binding protein, with product MESKDLGIYDIAIMGLGVAGSNLGALLKPNLKVIGIDKKDLRGDCFDEGFHKPCGGLLSQGGQKALAKQGLTLPNALLVNPQIFAINTIDFGYPHASYIHKSYVNMERHRFDLWLKGRIPSHIDTYHRAYFKQIRREGELYHITFKQGQSFYHFKARIVVGADGAKSHLRQMLYPKLKTKSLVCIQQWYKESNAPMLSCIFDRELSPSYSWSMSKDHYFIFGGAYLHTSCNERFKEQIKRLQSIGLHFGIPLKKEACLVLQPTRMRDFARGYSGVFLIGEAAGFINASTLEGISGALHSSRILSEILNNIQSSTDINIKSLHILYAKRTRLLVFKTLFRHYARYPFMFIALLRRMILRMGILRVRSGLRDNKII from the coding sequence ATGGAAAGCAAGGATTTAGGTATATATGATATTGCCATTATGGGCTTAGGCGTGGCAGGGAGCAATCTTGGCGCATTGCTAAAGCCCAATCTTAAGGTGATTGGCATAGATAAGAAAGATTTAAGGGGAGATTGTTTTGATGAGGGCTTTCATAAGCCTTGTGGTGGGCTACTCTCTCAAGGAGGACAAAAGGCTTTGGCAAAGCAAGGGCTTACCCTCCCTAACGCACTTTTGGTCAATCCGCAGATTTTTGCCATTAATACCATTGATTTTGGCTATCCTCACGCCTCATATATACATAAAAGCTATGTGAATATGGAGCGGCATCGCTTTGATTTATGGCTGAAAGGGCGTATCCCTAGTCATATTGATACTTATCACAGAGCGTATTTTAAGCAAATAAGGCGGGAGGGAGAGCTATATCATATCACTTTCAAGCAAGGGCAAAGTTTCTATCATTTCAAGGCGCGTATTGTGGTGGGAGCGGATGGAGCAAAAAGCCATTTGCGTCAAATGCTTTATCCCAAGCTTAAAACAAAGAGCCTTGTGTGCATTCAGCAATGGTATAAAGAATCCAATGCCCCTATGCTTTCGTGTATTTTTGATAGGGAGCTTAGCCCGAGTTATAGCTGGAGTATGTCTAAAGATCATTATTTTATCTTTGGTGGGGCATATTTGCATACGAGCTGTAATGAGCGATTTAAGGAGCAAATTAAGCGATTGCAAAGCATAGGGCTACATTTTGGCATACCACTTAAGAAAGAGGCGTGTTTGGTGCTGCAACCCACACGAATGCGGGATTTTGCGCGGGGGTATAGTGGGGTATTTCTCATTGGTGAAGCGGCGGGATTCATTAACGCTAGCACTTTAGAGGGCATTAGCGGGGCGTTGCATAGCTCAAGAATCTTAAGCGAGATTCTAAATAATATACAATCAAGCACAGATATTAACATTAAATCTTTGCATATACTTTATGCTAAACGCACGAGGCTCCTTGTCTTTAAAACACTCTTTAGGCATTATGCGCGTTATCCTTTTATGTTTATCGCGCTTTTAAGACGTATGATCTTGCGTATGGGAATCTTGCGTGTGCGTAGCGGCTTAAGGGATAATAAAATCATTTAA
- a CDS encoding ferritin-like domain-containing protein has product MFFDMLYSAMNAKTPAQKCTEIEALARISNIALASAQSYESIKSRHSPIYLLKQPSYVGFCMITHPTRIRRPKHIKSEQSLAKMLHSIVHIEYSAIDLALDAMYRFRDLPLSYYHDWLEVVLEEMRHFRLLRECLNALGYEYGDFPVHTQLFDAQKATSDISDRMALLHRGLEANGLDANPFVVSKIKHFEHTLRDRLLAVLEVILHDEIAHVKKGNRWWRYSHTNASTQEFLATLERFRAFYSPPRILNIQARIQAGFSTEELRMMGRHYSV; this is encoded by the coding sequence ATGTTTTTTGATATGCTTTATAGTGCTATGAATGCTAAAACTCCTGCACAAAAATGCACAGAGATCGAGGCATTGGCAAGGATAAGCAACATAGCTCTAGCCTCCGCACAAAGCTATGAATCCATAAAGAGCAGACATTCCCCCATCTATCTGCTCAAACAGCCCTCCTATGTAGGATTCTGTATGATTACCCACCCTACTAGAATCCGCCGCCCAAAGCATATAAAGAGTGAGCAAAGCCTCGCTAAAATGCTGCATTCTATCGTGCATATCGAGTATAGTGCGATAGATTTAGCCCTTGATGCGATGTATCGCTTTAGGGATTTGCCCTTATCCTATTATCACGATTGGCTAGAAGTCGTATTAGAGGAAATGCGGCATTTTAGATTATTGCGCGAATGCCTCAATGCACTTGGCTATGAATACGGCGATTTCCCCGTGCATACTCAACTCTTTGATGCACAAAAGGCAACAAGCGATATAAGCGATAGAATGGCGCTACTTCACAGGGGCTTAGAAGCAAATGGGCTTGATGCGAATCCCTTTGTAGTGAGCAAGATTAAGCATTTTGAGCATACATTGCGTGATAGGCTTCTTGCTGTGCTAGAGGTAATTTTGCACGATGAAATTGCTCACGTAAAAAAGGGTAATAGATGGTGGCGATATAGCCACACTAATGCCTCTACACAGGAGTTTTTAGCCACATTAGAACGTTTTAGGGCATTTTACAGCCCTCCACGTATCCTTAATATCCAAGCAAGAATCCAAGCAGGCTTTAGCACAGAAGAACTGCGTATGATGGGTAGGCATTACTCGGTATAG